The Thermotoga neapolitana DSM 4359 sequence TCCCCTCGTGTTCCTTGTGGGGATAGCGGGAACGGGAAAGACCCTCCTGGCCCTCGCAGTCGGTCTTTACAAGGTTCTGGTGGAAAAACGGTATAGAAAGCTGATCGTAACTCGCCCCACGGTTCCCATGGGACGGGATGTGGGCTACCTTCCTGGAGAACTGGAAAAGAAGATGAAACCCTGGCTGCAACCGATTATGGACAACCTGGAATTGATCTCGTCCCTTTCTGGACTGAAGATCAAAGAACTGGAAAAACAGGATCTTCTGGAGATAGAAGCCCTTTCCTTTATCAGGGGAAGGACGATTCCGAAGCAGTTCATCATCATAGACGAGGCGCAGAACCTCACCCCGCACGAGGTGAAAACGATTCTCACACGCGTTGGAGAGGACACAAAGATCGTTCTGGTCGGTGATCCGTACCAGATAGACACACCTTACCTGGACAAGGATACGAACGGACTGGTCTACGCAGCTTTGAGGCTTCTCGAATCGGATCTTTCCGCCGTTATAAAGCTGGAGAAAGGAGAAAGATCAAGGCTGGCCACCGTCGCCGCCGAGCTTCTGTGAAACTTCCTTCAGCATTTCGTCCAGCATGGCACTCTCAACGAAAGAGGGAGAAAGCTGGTACAGAAAGCCTCTTCCGTGTCGTTTTTTGCGGACCACTCCCATCTTCTGAAGGGAAGACAGAACATTTGATGAATCCTTTCCCCTGAACGCGTCTATCTCGCTCTTTGGCAGCGGTCCGGAAAGAAGAAGCAGCGCCACAATCTCCATCTGTGATTCGGTGAGGTTTCTGTACTTTCGTCTGGACATTCTGGAAACAAGATCCGCGTACTCGGGTTTCGTGTAAAACCGGTACTTGCCCCCAACCTCTCTCAGGACAACTCCGTGTTCTGGCTTTTCGTACTCTTTGACCAGCTCTTCGAGTATCTCCTTCACCTTTTCTTCGCTTGTTTCGAGAACCTTCGCCAGTTTCTCCGGTGATACACCGCTTGACGCAAACAGCAGGGCCTCGATGGCGGCTTTAAGATGCATGGGCGAACCTCCTGATCTTCATGTCCTCGAGAAGTATGAGTTTTCCGATCTTCACAAGCTCCAGGATGGCAAGCAACCTCACTATGAGTTCATAAACGTTCTTTGCTCGGGAGAGCAAAGAAGGAATTTCCTCTTCCCCATCGACCTCTTCTAAAATTTTTTCCATCATGTCCTCCACAGAGAAAACCTCACTCTTCACACGATGGACGGACTCACGGAGGGCCTCTTCCTTCCAGATACGCTCCAGGATCTCTCTGAACTTCTCCAGTCTTTCGACCTTTTCAAAGAAGGGTGTTTTTAACCGAACAGGTTTTCTTTTCAAAAGGGACGGCTCTTCCCTCATCCTCTGAACGATCTCCTTCACTTTCGAATACTCTTCCAGTCTTCTGTAGAGTTCCTCACGTTTTCTTTCCACTTCTTCTTTTTCTTCTTCCCTCACCCTTGGAATGAGAAGTTTGGATTTCAGTTCCATCAGCGTGGACGCCATCTCGAGAAAATCCGATGTGATCTTCATGTCCAGCCTCTTCATGTGTTCCAGATATTCGACGAATTCGTCTGCGAGTTGGGATATGGGAACCTGCCTGATGTCCACCTTCTTTTTCCTCACAAGATAGAGTAGAAGATCAAGGGGACCCTCGAAGACGGGGAGCTTGAAAACAAGTTCCATATTTTCACCTCAGAACATGAGATTCATTGCTTTCCTCACTTCCTCCATGGTTTGCCTGGCCACTTCCCTGGCCCTTTTCGTTCCTTCGAAAATCACATCGTCCACATAGTGTGGATCTTCGTCTATTCTGGAAAAATTCTCCCAGATCGGCATCAGTTTCTTCTTCATGTTCTTCAAAAGAAGCTTTTTGCAGTCAACACATCCTATCCTGGCCGTTGTACAGCCCTCCCAGACCCATTTGCTCTCCTCTTCGCTGATGTCGAACGCCTGGTGGTATTTCCAAACAGGGCAGTTCTCAGGATTTCCCGGGTCTGTTCTTCTCACCCTGGCAGGATCTGTCATCATTCTCAGAATGGTTCTTTCCAGTTCAACCTCTGAGATTTCAAGGTTTATGATGTTTCCGTAACTTTTGCTCATCTTCCTTCCGTCTGTTCCCGGAAGTTTTGGTACCCTGGAGAGGATGGCATCCGGTTCGGGAAAGACCTCTGCGTACAGGTGGTTGAACCTTCTTGCGATCTCCCTTGTGAGCTCTATGTGGTAAACCTGGTCCTCACCGACAGGTACTCCTTCGGCCTTGTATATCAGTATGTCCGCAGCCTGAAGAACAGGGTATATGAGAAATCCTGCGGTGGAAAGGTCCTTGTAATTGAGTTCTTTCTTTATTTCCTTGTAGGTTGGAACTCTTTCAAGGCGCGATACGGAGACGATCATACTGAACAGAAGTGCAAGTTCTGCATGCTCTTTCACACCGGACTGGACGAACACCACGGACTTTTCAGGATCTATTCCACAGGCGAGAAACCCCCTCACCAGATCCCGTGTGTACTCTTTCAGCCGGGAAACATCGTCGTAGTGTGTTGTCAGGGCGTGCCAGTCGGCCACGAAATAGAAACACTCGTTCCCCTCTTCCTGAAGTTTCACCCAGTTTTCAAGAGCCCCCACCAGGTGACCTATGTGAAGTTTTCCCGTTGGTCTCATACCGCTCAGGATTCTCAACTTTTATCCCTCCGCTTTCTGTGGTAACATTTATTAAAAAAGAGAAGGAGTGTGAAAACGTTGAGTTCAAAAACCATCTACATTTTGCTCGTGATCATGGTGGTCTTCATGCTCGTGGAGTTTCTTTTTTTCTTCCTGGGAGGACGAGCTCCCTTTGAAATAGTATACTACAAGAGCACGATGGAGTACGATTATTCTGGAAATGCGACGTTTACCACGAACGCGAAGCTGTATTTCAAAGACGAAAAGAAAAAGGAAGAGTACAAGGCAAACTACGCCTCCGCCTCCAAAGAGGGACTGAATGAGTATTTCTCTCAGGTCAGCAAAGAGGTCGGAAGAGAGATAATCCCGCTGGACTACGAGGTGAGTGTTAGCGACTCTGGAGGCATGCTTGAGGTCACAGAGACCACTCTTCTGAAGGGCGCTGCACAGTTGAACGGTGATGTTCTGGACACGAGCATGGGAAGTCTCACACTGAACGTGCCAGGAGAGACAGAGATCGTTATGAAGCTGCCGGAAGACGCCACGGTGATATCGATCTTCCCCACTCCAACCGAGAGGGAAAACAACGTTCTGATATGGAGACCGAAGGAACCAATGAGATTTCCAAGCGTCATCTTCAAGAGGGTGACGGAGAATGAAGGAGTTTCTGAAACTGCTGAATGAATCCAGACTCACAGTTGTGCTCACAGGAGCCGGAATAAGTACCCCAAGTGGTATTCCCGACTTCAGAGGGCCACAGGGTATATACAGAAAGTACCCGCAGAACGTCTTCGATATAGACTTCTTCTACTCTCACCCTGAAAAATTCTATGAGTTCGCAAAAGAGGGTATCTTCCCCATGCTGGAAGCAAAACCAAACCCTGCACACGTTCTGCTGGCAAAACTGGAAGAGCGGGGACTCATAGAGGCCGTTATCACACAGAACATAGACAGACTCCATCAGAAAGCAGGAAGCAAAAAGGTCATAGAACTTCATGGAAACGTCGAAGAGTACTACTGCACAAGATGTGGAAAGGAATACACGGTGAAAGACGTTATGGAAAAACTCGAAAAAGACAGCGTTCCAAGGTGCGACGATTGTTCAGGCCTGATCAGACCAAACATCGTGTTCTTTGGAGAGGCATTACCTCAGAACGCCCTGAACGAGGCAATCCGCCTTTCATCGAAAGCCAATCTGATGATCGTGATGGGATCCTCTCTGGTCGTGTATCCGGCTGCCGAACTTCCCCTCATAACCGTTCGCGGTGGAGGAAAACTGGTCATCGTGAACATGGGAGAAACTCCGCTTGATGATCTGGCCACTCTGAAGTACAATATGGATGTTGTCGAGTTCGCCAACAATGTAATGAAAGAGGGAGGAATTTCATGAGTTTTCTCGATTACCTTGTAGTCCTATCGACACTGGGTACGGTGGTTTTTTCATGGACTTACCTTCTTCTTGGAAGGGAAAACGGTCAGAGAGAGCTGGACAGAGAGGAAATCGAAGAAAGAATAATGGAACTCATGGGAAAGTTTCGTTACATGTCTGCAAACAGGCTGGAACTACTTGAGAGAAAAACCCAGGAGATCAGAAGACTCATAGCAGAGGCGAACACCGCCATGTCGAAGTTGATGGTGAAAATGTCGGAGATGGAACGGCTGGAACTTTCCAAGGTGGAAATCACCGAAGAGAAAACCGTGAGAGAAGAACAAAAAACACAGAAAGAACCTGAAGACGACACAGAGAAGGATGCCGGTATAGAGAAAAAGATCGTCTCCATGTACGACAGAGGATTTTCTGAGATAGACATCGCCAAAAAACTCGGTGTCACGGTGGGGGAGGTCAGGCTGATCCTGCAGCTTTTCAAGAGGAACGTCGGTTGATATGAAGAAAACGATACCTGCCCGATGTGTCTTTGAGGAAGGCTGCCCCCGGTACGATCTTTTTTAACTCTTCCACCTGGTCTTCTCCTATCTCCATGAGAACGATCTTTCCTTCCGTACTGTACCTTCTGAAGAACTCTCTGTAGAAGTCAAGTCCGTCCTCGCCGGCAAAGAGGGCTTCTGAAGGCTCGAAAAGAACGTCCTGTGGAAGTCTGGCACTCATTTTTACATAAGGAGGATTGGAAAGGATCATCTCCATTTTCTCGTAATCTTTTTCGAACGGCTCCAGAAATCTTCCCCGCTTCACCACGAATCGATCCAGAACGCCGTGTCTTTTCGCGTTTTTCAGAGAAACTTCCACCGCCTTTTCGGAGATATCCGTTGCAAAAACGATTGCCCCAGAAAATTTCGCAATGCTCACTCCAATCGCACCACTTCCAGTTCCCACGTCGGCAACCACCCTTAAGCCGTATCTTTTGATCAGATCGAGTGCCATCTCAACGAGTTCTTCCGTTTCCGGCCTTGGAATGAACACACCCTCTTCCACGAAAAAAGAAAGTCCCATGAACTCCTTTTCTCCAAGGATGTAATGGAGAGGGTATCCATTTGCTCTTTTTTCCACCAGTTCTTTGATGATACTCTTTTCTTTTTCAGAAACGATGATGTCTTTTGTGACAACGTCTTCTTTTCTCACTCCAAGAACCTTTGCCGCTATCAGAATAGCCTCCAGAACTGGATTTTCTGCCACGTTCTTTAACTCAGAAGAAAGTTCTCTGATCAGATCCCAAACTTTTCTCTCAACTCCGGTGACATTCTCTCTGGCGTCCATGGCGGATCGAAGGTGAGCTCCACCTCCACGTTTCCAACGCCCTCTATCTTTTTTATGGCCTCTTCCGCGTCGGAGAGGATCATACCTGCCAGAGGGCACATGGGAGTCGTCATCGTCATGAGCACCTTCACGTTGTTCTGGTCATCGATCTGGATATCGTACACCAGGCCCAGACTCACCACGTCCAGTCCCAGTTCAAAATCTATCACGTTTTTCAGAGCGTTCAGAACGTCTTCTTTTGTCACCTTTTTTGGCATACACATCCCTCCCGGTTCCATTATACTATGATACAATTAAAATTAGAAGAACCAAATTGGGGGTGGCAGTGTGCCGAAGGTTACAGTTTCCATAAAAGTAGTACCTGCCGTGGAAGATGGAAGACTCCACGAGGTGATCGACAGAGCCATAGAAAAAATAGCATCGTGGGGCATGAAGTACGAAGTGGGACCATCCAGCACAACGGTGGAGGGAGATTTCGACGAGATCATGGATCGAGTGAAAGAACTCGCAAGATACCTTGAAAATTTTACAAAGAGGTTCGTTCTCCAGCTCGACGTGGACTACAGATCTGGAGGTATCACCATTGAGGAGAAAGTATCGAAGTACCGCTAAGTGGATCTTTCTGGTTGCCACTCTGGTCGTGTGGGAGTTCTCGAATGTACCGCAGTATCTTCTCCCAAAGCCGTCCTCCATCGTCTCCCAGATGATCTCACAGTGGAGAATACTGCTCGTTCACAGTCTGTACACCATAGCTGAGTCCCTCTCTGGTCTTGCAATCGGTCTTGTGATCGGTGTGGGACTCGCTGTGCTAATGGACACTTTCCAGTTCATCAGAGAGATACTCTATCCCGTGTTGATCGTTTCACAGGCAATTCCCATAGTCGCCGTGGCACCGCTTGTGGTCATCTGGTTCGGACTTGGAATCGGAACGAAGGTGGGTGTTGTGGCTTTCGTGACACTCTTTCCCGTGGCTCTCAACACCCTGGAAGGATTCAGAACGATAGATCCGGACGCACTGGACCTTTTCAGGGTGATGAAGGCAACCAGAACACAGATCTACAGATACCTGATAATACCCCACACGCTTCCTTACGTTTTCTCCGGGCTCAAGATATCCGCCACCTACGCCGTGGTCTCCGCCGTCATAGGTGAGTGGCTTGGTGCAGAGAAGGGACTTGGAATCTACATGATCAGAGCCATGAACACGTTCAGAGCAGACAGACTCTTTGTTTCCATCGTGATAGTGGTGATCCTGAGTGTGGCCGTGTTCAAGATGGTGGATCTACTTTCAAGAAGATTCACGCCGTGGTTTGAGGAAAGGAGGATGGTAACATGAAGAAGATACTGGTGCTTCTCTTTCTGATTCCCCTCGTCCTTTTCGCAGAGGAAGTAACGGTTGTTCTGGACTGGTATCCAAACACGAATCACACGGGACTCTACGTTGCCAAAGACCTTGGATACTACGAAGAAGAAGGTCTGAACGTGGAGATCGTACAACCCTCCAGGCTTACGGCGGAACAAATCGTGGCCAGCGGAAAAGCAGAATTCGGTGTCAGTTACCAGGAGGCGGTCACTCTCGCCCGGGGAGAGGGGCTTCCCATCGTCTCAATAGCCGCAGTAATACAGCATAACACATCGGGATTTGCATGGCTGAAGAGTGAAGGCATAAAGAGCGTGAAAGACTGGGAAGGAAAAAAATACGGAACGTGGGGATCTCCCATAGAAAGAGCAACGATAGAGTACATCATGAAAAAATACGGTGCTGATCCTTCGAAGGTGATCTTCGTGAACGTTGGACAGATGGACTTCTTCGCCGGGACCCTGAACGACGTGTTCGATTTCGCCTGGATCTTCTACGGGTGGGACGGTGTTGCAAGCAAGGTGAAAGGAATAGAGATAGAATTCCTCCCGCTTCGGGAGATAGACGAGGTCTTCGACTACTACACACCCGTTCTCATAACGAGTGAATCCCTGATAGAGAAGAATCCGGACCTTGTGAGAAGATTTCTGAGAGCGACGGCAAGGGGCTACGAATACGCCATTCAGCATCCTGTCGAGGCTGCAAAGATTCTGCTCAAATACGCTCCGGAACTCGATGAAAAGATAGTTGTCGAATCTCAAAAGTACCTCGCCGGCCAGTACAGGGCAGACGCCGAAAAGTGGGGATACCAGAAAGAAGAGGTGTGGAGGAGATACGCGGAATGGCTTCATTCGACGGGCTTTTTGAAGGAAATGATAGACGTGACGAAGGCCTTCACGAACGAATTTCTCCCGTGATCTCGGTGAGGAACCTGAAAGTTCGATACGGTGATCTTCAGGTGGTGGAGGATCTCTCCCTGGATCTTTTCGAGGGAGAGATCCTCTCTCTTGTTGGACCTTCTGGTTGTGGTAAGACTACCATCGTGAAGGCCATTCTCGGTCTCATCCCGTATGAAGGAAACGTGTTGATCTCCACATCCAGTGTGGGATACTGCCCTCAAAAAGACGTACTCTTCGACTGGATGACGGTTTACGAAAACGCCGCCCTTCCGCTCATTCTGAGGGGCAAAAAAGCTACAGAGAACGTGAAAGAACTGATCGAAAGGTTCGGCCTTTCGGGCTTCGAAGACAAACGTCCTTATCAGCTGAGTGGAGGTATGAGACAGAGACTTTCGGTCCTCAGGGCCGTGCTTTCGGGGAAAGACCTCCTGGTACTGGACGAGCCCTTCTCATCGGTCGACGCGTACACGAGAAAGAAACTTCAGATATGGCTTTCAGAAGAGATACACAGAATGAAAAGCTCTGCCATACTGATCACACACGACGTGGAGGAAGCCGTGTTTCTCTCCGACAGGATACTGGTCCTTTCCCCACGACCCACGAAGGTATTGAGGGAGATCCTGGTACCATTTCCAAAACCGAGAACGCTCGAAGTGCTCTCGGATCCACTCTTTTCTGAGTTAGAAAAGAAGATTCTGGAGATCCTCATGAATCAACTCTGATCTTCTCCGAAGCACTCTCTGAAAATTCCTCCACAACACCCAGGCCGTCGATCACACCGTTGAGGTAGTTTCTCAGGCGTCTCACCTGGAACATGAAGGCTTCTAACTTACTCTGAACGGTAGGAGTGAATGGGTTTCCGTCGGACTCTATGTGTATCACCGGAAGGTCTCCAAACTCTTCCAGCACTTTCTTAATCTTCCCCTTTGCCTTGTGTTTCAACTCTTCCAATCCTCTCTTCACAATTGCTTCTGCTATTCTGCTCGGCATACAGCCGAACGGTCCGATGGAGATGATACCATCGTAATGTTCCACTATTTCGTGGAGAATCGTGCCGATCGTGAGGATCGCTTCACCCGTGAGCCTTGGGTTCAGGTAGTCCCTGGCGGATCTGACGATTTCCCTTATGTTCACCATGTGACCTCTGTAAAAGCCCGTTTTTTCCATGATCCTTTTCACTCGCTTCTCTATGTACCTTTTCACCAGCACCTCTATGCGTTTTTTCAGTCTGTCCATTCCTGTGGAGTCCGGCGAGATCAACCTGTTCAGGAAGAGATAATCCGTGTAGTAGATCCATTCGTGAACGGGGGAGATGTGCATGACGATGCCGTTCTTTTCCATGAGTTCTTCCAGGTTCTTCCTGGAAAATTCATCCCTTCTGACGTATATTTCACCTGTCAGAAGCACCCTGGGAGCGTGTTCGTAGTCCACTCTCTTTTCAACACCCGAGAGTATCTCTGCAACTTTCTCGAGCGTTTTGAAGAACTTTCGAAGAGGATCGTTCGCCAGACTGAGCAGTATCTTTTCTTTGCAGCCCTCCACAACCTTCCTTGCTTCTTCTCTATCCTTTGCAAGCGTCATAACACCCCGTTCCACATCGAAGAAGACGTCCGATACAACCACCGCAAGCCAGGCCCTTATCCTGAAGGCGGTCCCCAGACCAGCGTAAGCGTTCTCCGAGTTGAGTCCAAAGAGCGTTACGTTCTCCACGTTGTTTCTGTCCAGCCACAGGTTCATGAATACGCTGTATTGTCCAAATCTGCATGGCCCCATCGTCTCTGGCATGAAGTAGAGAACGATTTCGTCCCGATTCGCCTTCTCTTTCACGTACTTTATGAGACTTCCAAGGGTGAGCTGAAGAGGCAGACACTCCTTCGACAGAGAGTTCCCCCTTCCGAGCTTGAACTCCTCCACATCCGGTGGTGGACATACATCGGATCTGACACCATAGTATCTGAACGCTGCAGAAAGACACTGAGAACCGAAC is a genomic window containing:
- the scpB gene encoding SMC-Scp complex subunit ScpB, whose protein sequence is MHLKAAIEALLFASSGVSPEKLAKVLETSEEKVKEILEELVKEYEKPEHGVVLREVGGKYRFYTKPEYADLVSRMSRRKYRNLTESQMEIVALLLLSGPLPKSEIDAFRGKDSSNVLSSLQKMGVVRKKRHGRGFLYQLSPSFVESAMLDEMLKEVSQKLGGDGGQP
- a CDS encoding segregation and condensation protein A, with product MELVFKLPVFEGPLDLLLYLVRKKKVDIRQVPISQLADEFVEYLEHMKRLDMKITSDFLEMASTLMELKSKLLIPRVREEEKEEVERKREELYRRLEEYSKVKEIVQRMREEPSLLKRKPVRLKTPFFEKVERLEKFREILERIWKEEALRESVHRVKSEVFSVEDMMEKILEEVDGEEEIPSLLSRAKNVYELIVRLLAILELVKIGKLILLEDMKIRRFAHAS
- the trpS gene encoding tryptophan--tRNA ligase, producing MRILSGMRPTGKLHIGHLVGALENWVKLQEEGNECFYFVADWHALTTHYDDVSRLKEYTRDLVRGFLACGIDPEKSVVFVQSGVKEHAELALLFSMIVSVSRLERVPTYKEIKKELNYKDLSTAGFLIYPVLQAADILIYKAEGVPVGEDQVYHIELTREIARRFNHLYAEVFPEPDAILSRVPKLPGTDGRKMSKSYGNIINLEISEVELERTILRMMTDPARVRRTDPGNPENCPVWKYHQAFDISEEESKWVWEGCTTARIGCVDCKKLLLKNMKKKLMPIWENFSRIDEDPHYVDDVIFEGTKRAREVARQTMEEVRKAMNLMF
- a CDS encoding DUF4897 domain-containing protein, which produces MSSKTIYILLVIMVVFMLVEFLFFFLGGRAPFEIVYYKSTMEYDYSGNATFTTNAKLYFKDEKKKEEYKANYASASKEGLNEYFSQVSKEVGREIIPLDYEVSVSDSGGMLEVTETTLLKGAAQLNGDVLDTSMGSLTLNVPGETEIVMKLPEDATVISIFPTPTERENNVLIWRPKEPMRFPSVIFKRVTENEGVSETAE
- a CDS encoding NAD-dependent protein deacylase, producing the protein MKEFLKLLNESRLTVVLTGAGISTPSGIPDFRGPQGIYRKYPQNVFDIDFFYSHPEKFYEFAKEGIFPMLEAKPNPAHVLLAKLEERGLIEAVITQNIDRLHQKAGSKKVIELHGNVEEYYCTRCGKEYTVKDVMEKLEKDSVPRCDDCSGLIRPNIVFFGEALPQNALNEAIRLSSKANLMIVMGSSLVVYPAAELPLITVRGGGKLVIVNMGETPLDDLATLKYNMDVVEFANNVMKEGGIS
- a CDS encoding DUF6115 domain-containing protein — translated: MSFLDYLVVLSTLGTVVFSWTYLLLGRENGQRELDREEIEERIMELMGKFRYMSANRLELLERKTQEIRRLIAEANTAMSKLMVKMSEMERLELSKVEITEEKTVREEQKTQKEPEDDTEKDAGIEKKIVSMYDRGFSEIDIAKKLGVTVGEVRLILQLFKRNVG
- the prmC gene encoding peptide chain release factor N(5)-glutamine methyltransferase, with the protein product MDARENVTGVERKVWDLIRELSSELKNVAENPVLEAILIAAKVLGVRKEDVVTKDIIVSEKEKSIIKELVEKRANGYPLHYILGEKEFMGLSFFVEEGVFIPRPETEELVEMALDLIKRYGLRVVADVGTGSGAIGVSIAKFSGAIVFATDISEKAVEVSLKNAKRHGVLDRFVVKRGRFLEPFEKDYEKMEMILSNPPYVKMSARLPQDVLFEPSEALFAGEDGLDFYREFFRRYSTEGKIVLMEIGEDQVEELKKIVPGAAFLKDTSGRYRFLHINRRSS
- a CDS encoding metal-sulfur cluster assembly factor; the protein is MPKKVTKEDVLNALKNVIDFELGLDVVSLGLVYDIQIDDQNNVKVLMTMTTPMCPLAGMILSDAEEAIKKIEGVGNVEVELTFDPPWTPERMSPELREKFGI
- a CDS encoding thiamine-binding protein; the encoded protein is MPKVTVSIKVVPAVEDGRLHEVIDRAIEKIASWGMKYEVGPSSTTVEGDFDEIMDRVKELARYLENFTKRFVLQLDVDYRSGGITIEEKVSKYR
- a CDS encoding ABC transporter permease → MRRKYRSTAKWIFLVATLVVWEFSNVPQYLLPKPSSIVSQMISQWRILLVHSLYTIAESLSGLAIGLVIGVGLAVLMDTFQFIREILYPVLIVSQAIPIVAVAPLVVIWFGLGIGTKVGVVAFVTLFPVALNTLEGFRTIDPDALDLFRVMKATRTQIYRYLIIPHTLPYVFSGLKISATYAVVSAVIGEWLGAEKGLGIYMIRAMNTFRADRLFVSIVIVVILSVAVFKMVDLLSRRFTPWFEERRMVT
- a CDS encoding ABC transporter substrate-binding protein, whose amino-acid sequence is MKKILVLLFLIPLVLFAEEVTVVLDWYPNTNHTGLYVAKDLGYYEEEGLNVEIVQPSRLTAEQIVASGKAEFGVSYQEAVTLARGEGLPIVSIAAVIQHNTSGFAWLKSEGIKSVKDWEGKKYGTWGSPIERATIEYIMKKYGADPSKVIFVNVGQMDFFAGTLNDVFDFAWIFYGWDGVASKVKGIEIEFLPLREIDEVFDYYTPVLITSESLIEKNPDLVRRFLRATARGYEYAIQHPVEAAKILLKYAPELDEKIVVESQKYLAGQYRADAEKWGYQKEEVWRRYAEWLHSTGFLKEMIDVTKAFTNEFLP
- a CDS encoding ABC transporter ATP-binding protein; the protein is MRNLKVRYGDLQVVEDLSLDLFEGEILSLVGPSGCGKTTIVKAILGLIPYEGNVLISTSSVGYCPQKDVLFDWMTVYENAALPLILRGKKATENVKELIERFGLSGFEDKRPYQLSGGMRQRLSVLRAVLSGKDLLVLDEPFSSVDAYTRKKLQIWLSEEIHRMKSSAILITHDVEEAVFLSDRILVLSPRPTKVLREILVPFPKPRTLEVLSDPLFSELEKKILEILMNQL